Genomic DNA from Candidatus Neomarinimicrobiota bacterium:
GGCTCCTTTACAAGCGCCCTTGCTATCGCGACACGCTGCTGCTGACCTCCACTCATCTCTGATGGTTTCCTGTTAATATATTCTGCAAGCCCTACATTTCTTAGCATTTCAATTGCCCTTTCCCTCCGTTCTTTTTTGCTGTGTTTACCCATTAAAACCAGAGGAAACTCCACATTTTCCAAAGCAGTAAGAACTGGTATAAGATTATAAGTTTGGAAAACAAACCCGATTTGATCCCGCCTCAGCTTTGCACAGCGATCTTTAGAGAGTTTTGTAACATCTATTGAATCAAAAAATACCGAACCTTCTGTTGGTTTATCCAGGGTTCCGAGAATATTCATGAAAGTAGTTTTGCCAGAACCGGAGGGACCAGCAATAGAGATGAACTCGCATTTTTCAATGTCAATACTAATATTCTTCAAAGCTGTAACAGCAACCTCTCCAGTTGAATAAATTTTTGTTACATTTTTCATCGATGCAATCATAACATACCCTTTTATTTTTAAAAATAAGTTTTAATGAAAATATACAAATAATGCGCTCCTCTATAGGACTTACTAAGAATATTCGGGGCAAATTCTGTCCCATCTTTTGAAAAATTAAAATAAGCACCAAAATTGACCGTTATATTAATTCTAGGATTATATGATAGTGAAGGAGAGAAAATTGTTGATTTATCATCAAGATTTGACACACAAAACACAGATATAGAATATTTATTATTCAGTGGATAATTAATCATGGAAAATAGATAATTCCTCCCTAAAAATTTCCTTTCCTCTGCTATGGCTGACTTAAAACTATAATTATCTGATTCAAATCCAGTCTGATCATGATTGTACTCAGTTAGAAAATATAACCCATTACCAACGGGGAAAGTATAATCAAAACCAACAAGGGTATTAAAGTTATTCTTATATCTATCTATATCAGAATCAATAAAATAAATCGATTCAATCCAGACTCCTATTCCCATATCCCTCTTTAATGCAAGTCCAAGAAAATCCCCTACTTTGTAGTGACTATAGTTAAGAAGTAGGTCAGCTTCCGCAATATTTGTTATGAGCCTGAAAGCAAATTTTGAATTTTTATACCCCTCTTCGGGAACCATAACAGCATCGAACTGAGAAAGACGACCAGTTCTCGCAGATAGTTTTATAGAATTTATACCTGAGAAATCAAATGTCGGCTCATATACCGATACAGGCATAAAAACATCCATTGGCCTGAAAATATATCCAAAGCTCCAGGAAATGATCTGTTTCCCCACCCTTAGTCTTAAATTTTGTCTATTTAAATCAA
This window encodes:
- a CDS encoding ABC transporter ATP-binding protein, which codes for MIASMKNVTKIYSTGEVAVTALKNISIDIEKCEFISIAGPSGSGKTTFMNILGTLDKPTEGSVFFDSIDVTKLSKDRCAKLRRDQIGFVFQTYNLIPVLTALENVEFPLVLMGKHSKKERRERAIEMLRNVGLAEYINRKPSEMSGGQQQRVAIARALVKEPKLVLADEPTANLDSRTGAEVLEIMLKMNEKLGTTFIFATHDKMVMDFAKRLINLHDGEIVEDIKR